In Thermoanaerobaculia bacterium, the genomic stretch CACAAAGGAATGGACGGAAAAATCACCCAGGATGCCCGATCGTGTCAGAAAGGTTCCGTAGATAATAAAGAGAAAGGAAAAGATGGCCAGGACGGCGTTGGTTTTATAGAATCCCCTGTACCGGCGTTGAATGACGATTCCGTGCAGAAGCGCGGTTCCGAAAAGCCAGGGTACGAGAGAAGCGTTTTCGACAGGATCCCACCCCCAGTAGCCTCCCCATCCCAGGGTTTCGTAAGCCCAGTATCCGCCCAGAATGATGCCGACGCCGAGGCTCAGCCATGCGAAGACGAGCCACTTGTACGACACCTCGGCCCAGTGGGTGATATCCCGCTTCCACATCGCGGCCATGATGAAGGCGAAGGGAAGACCAAAGGCTGCGTATCCCAGGAACATGATGGGAGGATGGATCGCCATCCAGGGATTTTGAAGGAGAGGATTCAGGCCGCCTCCATCCAGTGGAGGATTGGGAAGCAGGCGAAACGGATTTTGTTTCACCAGAAGAACCAGCAGAGCCACAAGGATTGAGTTGTAGAAGACCATGACCGGCCTCTGCCACTCCCACTCGATGGAGAAAAGAAAGAGCCCGACTCCGCAGGCCATGAGGGCCCAGAGGAGAAAGCTCCCTTCCTGTCCCGCCCAGAAAGAGGATATGGTGTAAATGAAAGGAAGGTCCGAAGATGAATAGGCCGTTACATAGGCCAGCCGAAAATCCCTTGTCAGAAAGTGGTAAAAGAGGAGGATGGAAGGAACCGTCACAAAGAGAGTCGTGGTTAGATATCCAATCCGGGACCACTCTTTGCGGTCTGTCAGGTATGCAACCAACGTCAGGATCTGGAGAGCAAGGGCAAACCAGAGAAGATAACCGCCTAGTGTCATTACTGTTTCCTCCCGTATTCTCGTTCCGTTCCGCTCCCCTCATACTTGGAGGGACATTTCACGAGCAGCTTATCTGCCTGAAAAACCTTGCCGTCATAGGCGCCGATCGCCACGATAAAGGTCGCTTCTTCAAAATTAGCCGGACGGCTTCCTGAATAAGCTACAGGTAACAGATCTGTTCCGTCCTTTTCAATCATGGTGAAAAGGAGGGTCTGGGATCCTTCGTCATAGCGAACGGACCCCGGCTCCAGGGATCCGGCAACCTGAACACCCCGGCCCGATTTTGCATCCTTGAAGGAAACATAGGGGGTCAGGGACTGGCGAAACATGACCAGGGCAAAAATCGTAAAGGCCAGGACCAGCAGAACGGCCAGGAAAATCCGTGTCTTCAACTCTGATCCTCCCGTTCAATTCGACGAACTTTACGATCGAGCCGCCAGATATAAAAAAAGAGCCCACCCCAGATTATTGCGTTCACCAGGGCTACATAAAACAGGCTGTGTGAATCATTCATGAGAACCTTCCTTTACGGAGATAAGGCGCTGGATCCGGCATTCCAGCCGGTAAAGCCAGACATAGAAAAGAGTAAAGCCACCCAGCGAAAACAGAAATGTGCCAAGAATTCTTCCCTGCATCTTGATCTTCGCCTCAACGTTAATCAAGGTGTCCGGATGCAGAGAGGTGTACATTCTTGGAATAACAAAGGTCAAAAAGATAGCCGGCACGA encodes the following:
- a CDS encoding CcmD family protein, with protein sequence MNDSHSLFYVALVNAIIWGGLFFYIWRLDRKVRRIEREDQS
- a CDS encoding cytochrome c maturation protein CcmE, whose amino-acid sequence is MKTRIFLAVLLVLAFTIFALVMFRQSLTPYVSFKDAKSGRGVQVAGSLEPGSVRYDEGSQTLLFTMIEKDGTDLLPVAYSGSRPANFEEATFIVAIGAYDGKVFQADKLLVKCPSKYEGSGTEREYGRKQ